Genomic DNA from Nitratidesulfovibrio vulgaris str. Hildenborough:
TCGAAGGGCCCAAGGCTGGCGGACATCTCGGCTTCAAGCCCGAAGAGATCGACGACCCCGGTCATTCGCTGGAGCATGTCGTACCCGAGGTCATCGAAGCCGTGAAGCCCTTCGAAGACGCCAAGGGACGTGCCGTGCCCGTCATCGCTGCCGGAGGCGTGTATTCCGGTGACGACATCCGTCGCTTCATCGAGATGGGCGCAGCAGGCGTGCAGATGGGCACACGTTTCGTCGCCACCCACGAGTGCGACGCTGACGAACGCTTCAAGCAGGCGTATGTCGCGGCGCGCGAAGAGGATGTGACCATCATCAAGAGCCCGGTGGGCATGCCCGGTCGCGCCATCGGCAACGGTTTCATCGAAGCCATGCGCGAAGGTGCCAAGAAGCCGTTCAAGTGCGTCTTCAAGTGCATCAGCACCTGCGAACAGGAGCAGACGCCCTACTGCATCGCCGCTGCGCTGATCAACGCCATGAAGGGTAATCTGGAAAAGGGCTTCGCCTTCTCCGGTTCCAACGTCTTCCGCATCGACTCCATCCTCTCCGTGCGCGACCTCATCGGGTCGCTGCAACGCGAGTTCGAAGAGGCTGTGGCACGCAGAATGGTGCTGCAAGGTTCGTAAGACCCGACATGTCCGGCCCTGTGGCTGGTCATTCCGAGAACATGAAGGCCGGGGAGACCCGGCCTTTTGCATTCATCAAACCACAAGGGCTTATCGGTGAAACGACGCGAGGCAGGCGCGGCCCGCCATTCAGCTGCCACAGCGACTGCGGTACGGAAACGAGTCTGCCGGCACATCCACGAATCATACATCTGGGGCTGGAGACCGAAACCAGCAGGGGCGATGCCCGGACTTCCACAGGTTTGATGGCGAACAGGGCGAACAGGGCGAACAGGGCGAACTCTTCAGCCAGCGTACGAGGGATGACTGAAACCTATCCGTGGCTCTTTTTCCGGGCACGGGAACGGGATGGCTGTCGCCTCTCGGAGTCTTCCCGGGAAGAAGCAGACGACGTAGGGCCTGACAGGGGCTCAGATGCGAGAATCGGCACAGACTCAGGCTTAGGCGCCGCATATTGCGACACACCGAGTGAAGCACGAGGGTGCGCCTTGTCGTAGACTTCGATGAGGTGCGCCAGCGTCAGGTGGGTATAGCGTTGTGTGGTCGCCAGCCGGGCGTGCCCGAGCAACTCCTGCACACTTCTGAGGTCGGCCCCCGCTTCAAGCAGATGGGTCGCGAACGAATGGCGCAGACCATGCGGCGAGACGCTCTGGGGAAGTCCTGCCCTGCGGCACAGCGCGTCGATGATGCGCGTAGCCTGACGTCTGTCGAGTCGGTCACCACGAGCCCCCACGAAGAGCGCCCGTTCCCCTTCGGACGCCAGATGATGCCGGAAATGCAGCCATTCACGCAACGCGTCCACGCTGGTGTCGCTCAGCGGCGACATACGCTCTTTCGAACCCTTGCCCAGCACCCGCACAACTCCGGCGGAAGGGTCGGCGTCAAGGACATCCAGCCCCAGCGCCTCCGAGATACGCAGCCCGGACCCGTACAGCAACTCGGCCAGCGCGAGGTCTCGACGCCGGATGGCCTCCGCATGGAGGGTGTCGCCGGACATGGACTCCACGGCAGTGGAAAGGGGCTTGCGAGACGTGCTCCCGGCAGGAAGGGTGGGGACTGCGGCTGCGCCCGCATCGGCCCCGGCACCAGATACGGTACCTCGCGGGGCATCATGATGCCCGGACACAAGACTCCCGCTGCCATGCCCGCAGACCGCGTCATCGACGGTATTGCCCATACTCTTACGGGTGGCCACGCCCGCGTCACAATCGCCGTCCGGGGCACCTGTCGCGGGGCCATGCCCCGTATCAAGCAGGGCGAACACCTGATCGACATTCAGCGTACGTGGCTGCCGCTTCTCTTGCCGGGGATTATGGACAGCGGCCACCGGGTCGGCAGTCACACGGCGCAGACGCAGCATATAACGAAAGAAGGCACGCAATGCTGAAAGCTTGCGAGCAACGGAGCTCCGCGCGGTACGAAGCCGATGCAGTTCGGCGAGGTACCGTTGCACATGGCGCCGGGTGACGTCCTCTGGCGCGTCAAGCCCGAAGCCCTCTGCCGTGAGCACCCCGTGAAACTGCATGAGGTCGGTTCCGTAGGCCGTCACCGTCGCCGGGGAATAGCCCTTTTCAAGCTCGACATGGGCGAGAAACAGTTCAAGGGTCTCGGGTACGGCAGCATCGCCGCCGGTTGCCGAGTCACCGTCAGACTGCGAAAACGACGCACCGCCTCGTCCGCGTGCCGCGCTGCGGGGCCCACGGGCTGTTGCGCGTCCCCTGTCCGTCAGTTTAGCCATGCGCACCGCCGTGGCGATTGCCGCCTCCGTCGACCCCATCGACCTCATCGCCCATCCCGTCACTGTCGTCGTACATGTCGCGTTGTGCGGGTATGGTCGGCGGCACACCTTTCGCCGTGCCGTCAGCGGATGGGGCGTCGCCATAGCAACGCCTGTCGAGAGCATAGCTGCTGCCGGGCATGGCTTTGGCCTTCTTCTTCATCTGACCGGCACGATGCGAGGCTTCGCCCGCATGCTGCAGGCAGCCTTCATGATTGAACACCACGGCGATGGAGATGGCCATGAGAGGGAAGGTGCGCACGTCGCCCTGCCTATCCGTGGAGACGATACAACCTCGTGCGCGGTCGTCATTATCGTAGAAGCTGGGGACGATGGCGTCGAAGCGTGACACGATGGTGCGGCAGGCGGACTCCATCAACGCCGCGGGCAGCATGAAGACGAAGTCGTCACCGCCCACATGCCCCACAAACGAAGAACTGCCCGATGCCACGGCACGGACGGTGTTGACGATGATACGCGCCGTCATCATCAGCGCCTCGTCGCCGCGCGAAAAGCCGTACTTGTCGTTGAACGCCTTGAAGTTGTCCAAATCGGCGTAGCCGAGGCCGAAGTCTTCGCCCCTGTCGATGCGCGTCTGGATGTCGAGCAGGATGGACGTGTTGCCCGGAAGATGCGTGAGCGGATTGGCGTCGAGCGTTCGCGTGGCGCGCAACATGGCCAATTCCAGCCGGGCCCGCAGTTCCACCACGGTGGCAGGCAGCAGCACGAAGTCGTCGGCCTCGGTGGTCGCCCAGTCCATGCCGCCATGCAATGTCGCCTCATCCATGCACAGCACCGCGCATATCTGACGGTACACGTTCTCGCTCTTGAGAATGCGCAGCACGGCATCCCCCGGCAGGTCGGCAAGACGCATGTCCACGACCAGCAGGTCGGGAGGGGTGACGAACATGATGTCCAGCGCGGCACGCCCCGAACGCAGCACCTGCCAATGCATGACATCCTCGGGCCACAGGGAGGTCACGGTCTCGACGAAGGCTTCATCCGACGAAAGGAGCATCCCTTCGCGGGGCGGGCGGGACTGGTGCGGCACACCTGAAGCGTTCATGGCGTCCATCAGGCGAAACCGAGGCCGGAGACCTCGACGAACTTGCCATCGAGACCGTCGAGGACCGTCTCAAGGACCTTCTGCCCCATTCCAAGATGCTTGAGCGCATGGGGGTCGAGAAGTGGCACGTTGTCGTCGCCACCGGAACCGAATTCATACAGTCGCACGAGAAAATCACCGATATGGACGACACACGCCATGGTGCGGAAGTTGGGTGCGCCCATGGGCCTGTGGTGCCACGCCATGCCCTCGCGCAAGGCGGCAGGCAGGTTCCAGCGTTCGCCAACCCATGCGTTGATACGGTCATGGGCGAACCCGAGTACCCGTTTCTCAGCCTCGCGGTAGGTGATGTCCTCTGCCGAGACGAGCGCGTCGAGTTCCTTGCGGGCGTCCGGCAACTGTACCGCTGTCACGACCTTGCCAAGGTCGTGCAGAAGGCCCGCAACGGCATATTCTTCGGGGTCCTTGAGTGCGAGGGTGCGCGCCAGTTCACCGCAGGCGAGCGAACAGCCCACGCTGTGGTCCCACAGCCCTGTCATGGCGCGGCTCATGTCGTCGAAGACCGCCGTGGAGACGATGAGCCCGCGCACCACGTTGTAGCCGAGCAGTACCAGCGCATGCTGCACCGAACCGATGCGCCCCGGAAAACCGTAGATGGGCGAGTTCACCATCTTCAGCACCTTGGCGGAGAGCACCTGATCATAGGCGATGACCTTGGCAATCTGTTCCGTGGACGAACCGGGGTCCTCCACAAGGCGCGTCACCTCATCAAGTACGGCAGGAAGCGTAGGAAGACTCTGGGCAGCGAGGATGCGCCCCCGGTATTCCGTCCGCAACGAATCATCGACCATGCGATGCCTCCCACCCCCGGGACGAACGCGTTACAGAACCTGCTTTCATGGCGTCACATCCCCTGCCCGGCGGTCTCTCGGGCCTTGGACGAGAAACGGCGCATCAGGAACTGATGCATGGTCGCCATGAACCTGTCTTCGCCATGCTTGCGGAAAAGGTGCTCAAGCCGTCCGGCAATGCGCGCGAAATCGACACCGGAGCCATCATCCACGGGCACGGGGTTGCCCTCCACATATATCTCGGCCACCCCGGCGGTGGCAAACCGTTCAAGCATGATGTCGGTGAGTTCTACGCCCTCGCCCACCAAGGGGACACCGTCGGGGCGTTGTACAGGGCGGGCCAGACGCATGCCCGGCGCGGCCTGCTCAAGAGTCAGTTTCTGCATGGTGCCTCCGTCATGGGGACTACATACTCGCGTAGCGCATCCCCGGCAACCGCCGCACAACACCCTGCACTTCCAGCAGAAGCAGAGTTCCGCTGACGTCGCCCGGCGCCATGGCAAGAGCGCGGCACAGGTCGTCTACATGGGCCTCTCCCATGTCACGCAGAAGAGCAAGCAAACGACTTTCCGGGTCGCCATGCTCCTTGGGCATGTCAGGGTTTACGGCGTGCACTCCGCGCGCAGTGGCACGAAGGGAGGCGCTGGACACCGCGGTCGCCCCCTCCTCGCCGGATATGACGGGGGCCGACGCGACAGGGGGGCAAGCATCAGACGGTGCGGTCTGCCCCAAGGGCGCGAAAGGGAATCGCGACGGGCTTGCCGTTGCGCAAGATTGACCGCCGCAAGCAGCTTCAGCAACGGGCGGGCCGTTCCTTTGCGTGGCGATGCACGCCGGGGGTATTCCCTGCCCCCCACGCCCGTCACGCACGGGAGGTACGTGACGTCTATCGTGCAAGGACGGTCGATGCGTCTCTTCGGGACTCTCGAGTTTGGCGCGCTCGTCTTCGGCATACGTGTCTTGTCTGCGCTTGTCGTCGCGCCACGTGTCGTCTCCGGGCACATCATGACGGGCGAGGTGCTGGCGCAGCCTGTCCATCAGGCGCCCCACCCCGGCGTCCTGTTTCGCACGTCCGATGCCACCGGGCGGCCCATCCACGGGCACGGCAGCGCCATTTCCTGCGGCATCTCCGTCCAGAGTGTGGCCGCCCCACATGGCTGCGTCCTGCGCTTCCGTATCCGGCATGTCTGCGCCCGACGCTCCTATGCTCACAGTATGCGAGTCCGACGCATGTGGGCCCGACGCATCTGGGCCCGGCCCACCCCTGTGCCCCGGTGCGCCCCCCTCCTCTCCGGCACCAGACGGCACGACCTTCGCCCTCACGGGGGCACGTCCACCGGACAACGGAACGTCCGTGGAAATGCTGTCATCGCCCCGAGGGGCAGCGGGCGGCACACCCCCCGCAGCCTCCGCCCGGGCACGCAGTGCTCCAAGCAATTGTGGTGCGAGGTCGACGAGGATGTCTTCCGCCGAACCCACGGCATGCGCCCCTTCTTCGAGCAGGTCATGACACCCTCGCGACGTCTGGGCCGAAACGGGGCCGGGCATGGCGTACACCTCACGGCCCTGTTCCAGTGCGAGACGGGCCGTGATGAGGCTGCCACTGCGTGTCGCGGCCTCGACCACCAGCACGCCCAGTGAGAGACCGCTGATGACACGGTTGCGGATGGGGAAGTGGCGTGGTTCGGGGCGCGCGCCAGGGGCGAACTCGGTCACGAGCAGCCCTTCAGATGCCATGCGTTCGAAGAGGTCTTCGTTATCATAGGGATAACGGATGTCTATCCCCGTACCGAGCACACCGACAGTACCACCGACGCCCTGCAACCCGGCAAGATGCGCTTCACGGTCGATACCGCGCGCCATGCCGGAGACGATGGTCACACCTGCACAGGCAAGGTCGCGGGCGAGTTGCGCCGCCATGCGCATCCCCTGCCGGGAACACAACCGCGACCCGACCACCCCCAGCGCCGGATTGTCCAGCAATGCCACATCCCCCGTGCAGTAGAGCAAAGCGGGAGCATCGGGGAGAGAGCGCAACCTCTCGGGATAACGTGGGTCGTTCCATAGCAGGATGCCACAGTCGCAGGCGTGCAATGCGTCCCACTCGGCCTTGGCAGTCGCCCGCCAGCGCCCGGAGGCGAGGGCAAGTGCAGCCTGCTGCCGCACGCCGCTACCGGCAAGATGCGGGGCACGCTGCACGGCCGCGAATGCCGACCCGAAATGCCGGATGAGCCGGATGTGTGAACGCGCACCTAGACCTTCAGTGTGCCGCAATGCGAGAACGGCCCACAATTCTGCTCTTGCGGCCTCGTCGAGTTCATCGAAACGGGGGGGACGCTTCTGACATCTGCCGTCAGCTACCGGGTCGGCACAACCGGGGTCGGCACCTCGTGTCATCGTCTTTTTCAGGGCAGCATACCCCGCTTGCGTGCCAGCACCGCAGCAGGCGTAGCCGGATACTGTTCCTGCAAGGCCTTGAACTGAAGCCGGGCGTTCTCCTCGTCATTGAGACGCTGGTAGGCCATGCCTGCCTTGAGGAGAGAGTCGGAGGCCTTCTGGTGCTTGGGGTAGGAAGCGACGACGTCCTTGAAATCGATGATGGCATCGGCGTAACGGCGCTGCGCATAGAGTGCCTCACCACGCCAGTAGTGGGCATTGGGTTGCAACGCATCGGAAGGATAGGCTTCGATGAAGGCGTCGAAACGCTGGCGCGCCTCTTCGGGTCTTCCCCTCTCAAGCAGCGCGAGGGCTTCCTTGTAGGCGGCGGATGCCCCACCGGCAGCCGTTGCCACCGGTTTGGCGGCAGGCCTGGTGGCGGATACGGCACGTGCGACGGGCTTGGTCGACGAGGCCTTCGAAGAAGGTCTGGAAGTGGCAGGGTACACCTTGCGTCCGCCCATGGTGCCTGCGGCTTCGCGTTCAGAAACGACAGTGGCGCGACCTTCCGCTTCGAGGCGTCCGACACGTTCACGCAGGTCGTCCACAGTGGCGTCGGTGGCTGATGTGCGTTCATCCAGCGAGGTCACTTGCGCGTCACGAACGGCGACGGAACGTTCCAGCGCCGCGGTACGTTCCTCAAGCCCCCGCAGGCGTACATCCGTGGCACTCTGCCCTGCGCACCCTGCACAGGCGCAGACGAGCAACAGCCCCAACGCCCCAACATACCTTCCCTGCGTCATGTGTGACCTCCCGACGTACTGGTGTCCTGCGTGCCTATACTCAATAGGTGACGGTGCGTTTTTTTTCAAGCACGCATGGCGGTTATGCAACCAGCTACAGCAGGATACCGGACGTCCCCCATCGGCGGGCACCGCATAGCGCACCACCGCGCCATGGCAACCTCACCGGGCAGGACATGGCACAGCCAGACGCCAGACAGCGCCCGCCCCTCGCCGACACGAAAGCGGACACTTGCGCAAAACCCGCCATAAGAGGCCAGAGACCGCCCCCCTCCACGGGTTGCGCCACAACGGGTTTTGGGGCACAAGACCCCTGCACGACATCGACCAGACCCTCATCCGGAGGCCCCATGCATTCCCTTCTTCCCGACGCGACAACATGGGCGCTCGCCCTCTCCGGCGGCCTGCTGCTGACGCTGATGGCGGCGGCAACCGGGCTGCCTTTCATGGCCCTCGCAGGACAGACGCTCGCCACCGCAAGACGCCGTGTCTTCTATGACAAATGCGCCCGCCAGCTTGCCATGCTGGTGGCTGTCCTCTCCCCCCTGTCCCTGCTCCTGACCGGCATTTCGGTACTGCGGGCCGTGCAGATGGAACCGGACATGCTCGCCGGGCCCTACCGCATGCCCGTCGTGGCCTTGCTGGCACTGCATGCCGGCACCACACTCTGCGCCGTACTCTACTTCGTCACATGGAAAGGTCTCGCTTCGCGCCTTCCGCTGCTGCACAGGCTCTTCGGCCTTTCCGCTGGCATCGGCGGTGCCAAGACCCTCTTCGTGGCACTTGCCATCGTCCGTGCGCTCTTCGTCGCGGGGCACCCTCTGCCTGCCACCGGTTCCGCCCTCGAGGTGATGCTCGCCCTGCTTCTTCCCGCCGGGAACGCCCTGCTGTGGCCAGCCTTCGGCCTCGCTCTCTGTGCCGCAGCCGCGTTCGGCGGCGTATATGGCACCCAATGGCTGGTGCTGCGCCGCCAGCAGGACGACTTCGGTCGCGACCACTACAACTTCACGCTCCCATGGTGCGCCGCATGGGGCATGTACGGCACTGTGGTCATGCTGGCTCCCCTCGGCTATGTGCTGTGGCGCGCCCTCTCGCAGGTCAGCCCCACGTTCGGCGTGCTGCCCCCGCTCGTGCCCTTCGCCTTGTGCATCATCGCCCCGCTGCTATGCCTGACATGCTCCATGGCAGTCACCCGCAGCGCCACACCCATGCGACTCAAGCCCGCCATCACCGTCGCCGTACTCGCGGCCATTGCCGGTACGGCAGGTGTGCTCTCGACATTGCTGTCGCTCTCCCGCATCGGCTGACACCTTCCCCTCGACACGAAAAAGGGCCACCTTCGGGTGGCCCTTCTCTTTTGCGATGCAGCCCTGCAAGGGCGTCATATGGCCTTGGAAGTGGCCATCATGTAGATTTCGTGCGGGTCGAGGATGAGTATCACGCTACCGTCGCCCATGATGGTGGCACCGGAGATGCCTTTCAGGTCGCCCAGATAGGCTCCGAGGGGCTTGATGACGATCTCCTGCCGTTCAAGCAGCCTGTCCACCACGAGGCCCAGGCGTCTGTCGTTGTCGTGGATGACCACGACCGACAGCACGTCCTGCGCGTCACTCCTTGGCAGGGCAAGCAACTCGGAGAGGTCGACGATGCCAAGCACCTCGCCACGCAAGGTGACCGCCTTGCGGCCCTTCACATCGGTGAGGCGCCGCGCCTCTATCTTGGTGGTCTCCGAGACGGCATCGAGCGGGATGGCATACATCTGCCCGGCGACATTGACCATGAGTGCGTCGATGATGGCAAGGGTGAGGGGCAGGGAGAGCGTGAACCGAGTCCCTTTGCCCACCTCTGAATGGATGCTGACGCTGCCCTTGAGGTTCTTGATGTTGGTACGCACCACGTCCATGCCGACGCCGCGTCCGGAGATGTCGGTAATCTTCTCAGCCGACGAGAAACCGGGAGCGAAGATGAGTTCCATCGCCTCGCGGTCGTCCATGGCCTTGGCTTCTTCAGGCGTGACGATGCCTTTGCGGACAGCCACTTCGCGCATCTTTTCAGGGTCGATGCCCTTGCCGTCGTCCTCGATTTCGATGGCGACCGAGTTGCCCTTGTGGAATGCGCGCAAGGTGACGACGCCCTTCGGCTTCTTGCCCTTGGCGATACGTTCCTCTTCGGGTTCGACGCCATGGTCCACCGAGTTACGGATGAGGTGCACCAGCGGGTCGCCGATGACTTCTACGACGCTCTTGTCGAGTTCAGTCTCCTCGCCTTCAAGGACGAGGTCGACCTCCTTGCCGCTCTTGCGGGAAAGGTCGCGTACAAGGCGCGGGAAGCGGGAGAACACCGAAGAGACAGGCACCATGCGGACCTTCATGATGGTGTCCTGAAGATCGTCGGATATGCGCGCCATGGCATACGTCGTCTCGGAGAGGTTCTGTGCCACCTCCGCCACATTGACCGACGCACCACCCTCTTCAAGGTGCCGCGCAAGCATGGAATAGCGGTTGCGGTTGATGATGAGCTCTCCGATGAGATTCATCAGGTGGTCGAGCTTCTCGTGGTCGACGCGAATGGTGGAAGACGCCTTGCTGCCACCTGCGGGCGGGCCGCCTGCAGGAGCGGCTGCCGGGGCCGACGCCGCTGCGGGGGCCGGGGCGGCGGGACGGGGCGGAGTCGCTACGGCCTTGGCAGGCGCGGCAGATGACGCAGCAGCCGCTTTGGGCGGAGTTGTCGCCGCCGCTACGGGCTTCGCTTCTGTCCCGGATGTGGCAGGGGCTGCGGGTTTTGCCGATGCGGCGGCCGCAGCCTGCCCGGCAGGAGCCGAAGCGGCGGCCTGAGCACCAGAAGATGCCGCGCTCTGGAATGCCGGCGCAGCCGGGACGGGCTCCGGCTTCTGGGCCGGTTTTTCCGATGAAGGTGCCCCCTGCGCGACGCTGCCGCTCTCGGGAGCCGATGCAGAAGTCGTCGCTGCCGAAGACGGTGTACCGACTGTAGCCGCAGCAGGGGCCTCGCCCTGCTCGGATTCGGCGTCTCCACCGTTGAGGCAGTCCTCCATGCGGGCTATCTCTTTGCCGAGCATATCGCCGATGATCGAGGTCTCCTGCCGGAGCAGGTCGACCATCAGCCCGAAATCAAGATCCGCATTGCGCGCCTGATCGACGAGTCCGGCTGTCCGTTCCGCATAGAGGCGAACATCCTCGGCCCCCATGTAGGCGCACGAGTTCTGCACGGTGACCAGAAAACGGTAGAGCGCGTCGACATATTCCTTCTGGCTGGCATCACGTGCCAGTTCATCCAGACCGACCCGGATATTGTCCATCTGCTGGGCGACGGTCGCCTTGAAGACATCGAGGTCTTCAGCATCGTAGGTCGCCGAGGGGTCGCAGGCCGCTGCCTTCTGCTGCTCGCCCTTGGCGGGGGCGGCGGACTCATCGGCTGAATCGGCACCACCCTGCATGCTGCCTTCAGTGGTGGCGGTGCTTTCAGCCGCTGGTTGTGATGCGGCCTGCTTCGCCATCCCCACAATACCCACGGGCAGGCGGGCCTCGCCGCCAGCCACGGCCTGCTGAAGCGGTTCGAGCACTTCGGAGATATCGAATCCGTGCACCATGCCCGATGCCGTCTCGATGCGATTCACGAGCGCGTCGATGACATCGACCACGAACAGGAGCAGGTCGACGAGTTCTGCCGAAGACTGCATCTCGCCGCGCCGGATGTTGTTCAGGAGCGTCTCTGCCTCATGGGTGAGGCCGTTCAGCTCGCGGAAGCCGATGATGCCGCTGTTTCCCTTGAGGTTATGGAAAAAGCGGAACAGGTCGTTGACGCGGTCATCCTTCTCGTCGGGGTGCCGTTCGAGTTCGAGAAGCCCGGTACCGAGTTGCTCCGTCATCTCGCGGGCTTCATCGATGAAGTCCTTGAGATGCGCCTCACCGAAGGCAGTGAGGGCATACGACTCCGT
This window encodes:
- a CDS encoding NAD(P)H-dependent flavin oxidoreductase, yielding MPFPTLQIGDLVARVPIIQGGMGVGISLSRLASAVANEGGIGVIAGAMIGMKEPDVAKNPIEANLRALRREIEKAHEATKGIVGVNIMVALTTFSEMVRTSIESRADIIFSGAGLPLDLPRHLHDACEQKKEEFRTKLVPIVSSARAASVIAKKWLSRFDYLPDAFVVEGPKAGGHLGFKPEEIDDPGHSLEHVVPEVIEAVKPFEDAKGRAVPVIAAGGVYSGDDIRRFIEMGAAGVQMGTRFVATHECDADERFKQAYVAAREEDVTIIKSPVGMPGRAIGNGFIEAMREGAKKPFKCVFKCISTCEQEQTPYCIAAALINAMKGNLEKGFAFSGSNVFRIDSILSVRDLIGSLQREFEEAVARRMVLQGS
- the ybgF gene encoding tol-pal system protein YbgF, producing the protein MTQGRYVGALGLLLVCACAGCAGQSATDVRLRGLEERTAALERSVAVRDAQVTSLDERTSATDATVDDLRERVGRLEAEGRATVVSEREAAGTMGGRKVYPATSRPSSKASSTKPVARAVSATRPAAKPVATAAGGASAAYKEALALLERGRPEEARQRFDAFIEAYPSDALQPNAHYWRGEALYAQRRYADAIIDFKDVVASYPKHQKASDSLLKAGMAYQRLNDEENARLQFKALQEQYPATPAAVLARKRGMLP
- a CDS encoding HDOD domain-containing protein, whose translation is MVDDSLRTEYRGRILAAQSLPTLPAVLDEVTRLVEDPGSSTEQIAKVIAYDQVLSAKVLKMVNSPIYGFPGRIGSVQHALVLLGYNVVRGLIVSTAVFDDMSRAMTGLWDHSVGCSLACGELARTLALKDPEEYAVAGLLHDLGKVVTAVQLPDARKELDALVSAEDITYREAEKRVLGFAHDRINAWVGERWNLPAALREGMAWHHRPMGAPNFRTMACVVHIGDFLVRLYEFGSGGDDNVPLLDPHALKHLGMGQKVLETVLDGLDGKFVEVSGLGFA
- a CDS encoding GGDEF domain-containing protein, with translation MDAMNASGVPHQSRPPREGMLLSSDEAFVETVTSLWPEDVMHWQVLRSGRAALDIMFVTPPDLLVVDMRLADLPGDAVLRILKSENVYRQICAVLCMDEATLHGGMDWATTEADDFVLLPATVVELRARLELAMLRATRTLDANPLTHLPGNTSILLDIQTRIDRGEDFGLGYADLDNFKAFNDKYGFSRGDEALMMTARIIVNTVRAVASGSSSFVGHVGGDDFVFMLPAALMESACRTIVSRFDAIVPSFYDNDDRARGCIVSTDRQGDVRTFPLMAISIAVVFNHEGCLQHAGEASHRAGQMKKKAKAMPGSSYALDRRCYGDAPSADGTAKGVPPTIPAQRDMYDDSDGMGDEVDGVDGGGNRHGGAHG
- a CDS encoding chemotaxis protein CheA, translated to MTQEYMDPEIFADFIVEAKEHLETIEPNLLELEKAPDNLALLNEIFRPMHSLKGASGFLGLNRMNQLAHRAENILDELRKGAMVVTSEIMDVILAVTDALRQMIDNLESSGQEGDVAIESLITTIDAIMAGGGAVPAAPAAPASPVAPVEPVAAVTPAADEAAVEPDGIVATTVDEPSDGMSASDAAGGVGDNVQGPSVQDAAVPVASGDSGNESGMTEGESIAAWIAALPDTESYALTAFGEAHLKDFIDEAREMTEQLGTGLLELERHPDEKDDRVNDLFRFFHNLKGNSGIIGFRELNGLTHEAETLLNNIRRGEMQSSAELVDLLLFVVDVIDALVNRIETASGMVHGFDISEVLEPLQQAVAGGEARLPVGIVGMAKQAASQPAAESTATTEGSMQGGADSADESAAPAKGEQQKAAACDPSATYDAEDLDVFKATVAQQMDNIRVGLDELARDASQKEYVDALYRFLVTVQNSCAYMGAEDVRLYAERTAGLVDQARNADLDFGLMVDLLRQETSIIGDMLGKEIARMEDCLNGGDAESEQGEAPAAATVGTPSSAATTSASAPESGSVAQGAPSSEKPAQKPEPVPAAPAFQSAASSGAQAAASAPAGQAAAAASAKPAAPATSGTEAKPVAAATTPPKAAAASSAAPAKAVATPPRPAAPAPAAASAPAAAPAGGPPAGGSKASSTIRVDHEKLDHLMNLIGELIINRNRYSMLARHLEEGGASVNVAEVAQNLSETTYAMARISDDLQDTIMKVRMVPVSSVFSRFPRLVRDLSRKSGKEVDLVLEGEETELDKSVVEVIGDPLVHLIRNSVDHGVEPEEERIAKGKKPKGVVTLRAFHKGNSVAIEIEDDGKGIDPEKMREVAVRKGIVTPEEAKAMDDREAMELIFAPGFSSAEKITDISGRGVGMDVVRTNIKNLKGSVSIHSEVGKGTRFTLSLPLTLAIIDALMVNVAGQMYAIPLDAVSETTKIEARRLTDVKGRKAVTLRGEVLGIVDLSELLALPRSDAQDVLSVVVIHDNDRRLGLVVDRLLERQEIVIKPLGAYLGDLKGISGATIMGDGSVILILDPHEIYMMATSKAI
- the dprA gene encoding DNA-processing protein DprA, encoding MTRGADPGCADPVADGRCQKRPPRFDELDEAARAELWAVLALRHTEGLGARSHIRLIRHFGSAFAAVQRAPHLAGSGVRQQAALALASGRWRATAKAEWDALHACDCGILLWNDPRYPERLRSLPDAPALLYCTGDVALLDNPALGVVGSRLCSRQGMRMAAQLARDLACAGVTIVSGMARGIDREAHLAGLQGVGGTVGVLGTGIDIRYPYDNEDLFERMASEGLLVTEFAPGARPEPRHFPIRNRVISGLSLGVLVVEAATRSGSLITARLALEQGREVYAMPGPVSAQTSRGCHDLLEEGAHAVGSAEDILVDLAPQLLGALRARAEAAGGVPPAAPRGDDSISTDVPLSGGRAPVRAKVVPSGAGEEGGAPGHRGGPGPDASGPHASDSHTVSIGASGADMPDTEAQDAAMWGGHTLDGDAAGNGAAVPVDGPPGGIGRAKQDAGVGRLMDRLRQHLARHDVPGDDTWRDDKRRQDTYAEDERAKLESPEETHRPSLHDRRHVPPVRDGRGGQGIPPACIATQRNGPPVAEAACGGQSCATASPSRFPFAPLGQTAPSDACPPVASAPVISGEEGATAVSSASLRATARGVHAVNPDMPKEHGDPESRLLALLRDMGEAHVDDLCRALAMAPGDVSGTLLLLEVQGVVRRLPGMRYASM
- a CDS encoding tyrosine recombinase XerC, translated to MAKLTDRGRATARGPRSAARGRGGASFSQSDGDSATGGDAAVPETLELFLAHVELEKGYSPATVTAYGTDLMQFHGVLTAEGFGLDAPEDVTRRHVQRYLAELHRLRTARSSVARKLSALRAFFRYMLRLRRVTADPVAAVHNPRQEKRQPRTLNVDQVFALLDTGHGPATGAPDGDCDAGVATRKSMGNTVDDAVCGHGSGSLVSGHHDAPRGTVSGAGADAGAAAVPTLPAGSTSRKPLSTAVESMSGDTLHAEAIRRRDLALAELLYGSGLRISEALGLDVLDADPSAGVVRVLGKGSKERMSPLSDTSVDALREWLHFRHHLASEGERALFVGARGDRLDRRQATRIIDALCRRAGLPQSVSPHGLRHSFATHLLEAGADLRSVQELLGHARLATTQRYTHLTLAHLIEVYDKAHPRASLGVSQYAAPKPESVPILASEPLSGPTSSASSREDSERRQPSRSRARKKSHG